Below is a window of Pagrus major chromosome 21, Pma_NU_1.0 DNA.
CGGGATCTCTCTAGCCGAGTCTCTAGTGGTAAAATCTGGGATTACAGGTCCGGTCTGGTCTGAGGCCTGACGTCAAactggtttgaacattttttaatcgGCTCAACCCTAATGTAGAGCACAGGATAGGACAGGCAGAACAACATGTTTCTATGggcaaagaaaaaatataattgtTAAGTTAATTCCCTGACTGGCACTGCATTGAGCATACTTTCTTTTTACATTGTGAACTCCTGATATCCAAAAAACTGCTCTCACCTGCTGCTCTAAACATAAATATGTGTTGTCAAATCTTTGTTACCTTTATGCAGAGGAAACTCCAGCCCCTGTGCTCGGCTTAAGCACGAGCTGCCCCACACGTTTCTGCCGACCACCTGGCTTCCTACTGAGGAGTTGCTCTTTGGATTTACACCTGAAAAGGACGAACAGCTCAACAAACAGTGAACTCTCTGAACTTGAGCCCCACACTGATGGAAGAAGCCATATTTAGTTTAGCACCTACAGTATGTGGAATGTAATTTAAGTGCATGATAAGAGTTGTTTGTTGAAAGCTGTTTGTATAAGACTGGTGTAGAGTGGACAAAGTGATCCAACagaggcagctgtttttaagtAATGTAATTTGTTGATATTTACAgaacatgtttaaattaaataatgatGTTTGTGTAGGTCTTTTATCTTCTTTCATTAGTTATAATCtcatttaaatgcaatttatttcattcttctGTGTTATTAGTGGTTTGTTTTTAGTGTTTAGAGTATAGTTTTTTGCTTCTGTGTAACATAAgcaacataaataaagtaatgtaaatgaatgtaaaatgtgattgttgtgatcatttttttctcacctgGTAGGTATCTGGACTGGCTGAGGTAGTGCTGCTTGGCAGACACGGTGGTAGAGTCAGCTCTGTTGCTCAACAACTTTGATACTGTGTTGTTCTTTGATTCTGGAAATCTAGACAAGAAAatattactgtatatttctcaaaattgtgatgaaaacacatttcaaaagaaaatgtaagaagAGGTCTTACCGATGGCTGGGTCCATCCAGTGCCCTGTCCTTCAGAAAGCTGATGGTGGGTTTTTTGGAGATGGATACTCCAGCGTCTGCTTCCTCTCCCTCGTCGCAGCTGTCGACAGACTTGAAAGATGTCTGGCCCCATCGTCGACGTCCTGACCTCACTCCAGTTGCGTTGTTCTCTGCTCCTGTGGGAGCTGCTCTTGGAGGCTTAAAATGAACATATTAGAAAAATATTATTAgacaaattagaaaaaaaagttctgtaAGGCCAAAGAAGGTCCGAATCTGACATTTATGAACTGTACCTGAGTGACACCTACAGCCTGCCAGTTCGTTGGCTGCCTGCTTTTCACCAGGCTGAGAGGTTCCTGCTGCCCCTCTGTCAGCGTGGTGAaactcattgttttttttgtgctgtgttCCATGTTGTCCTGAGGTAGGGAGATCTGATGAAGGGGCCGGTGGAGAGACTCGCTAGACTCTAGTTCCGTCTTACAGAGGGACAGAGGttttgtctctgcagctgcCTGGGACATCTTTGCCTGAGCCATGAGAGGGGCACCGAGCGCCTGGCCGACATGGAAGTATGTATACCGTAGAGCCTGGAAAAATATCTTCAGTTACATCTTTTTTAGTTCATGTCCAAGCTTAGTCAGATTTTCCATGAATGAGAATGTTAAAGCATGAAGAGgacaaatataaagaaaattgttagataaaaaagtaaaattagctgtatcaaaataaaaatcgcAGACATGGGAATACATGTAAAGGACTAATCACACAAACCACCACCGCACATTTCCTACAGATCTAGAGGCTGATATTTAAAATAGATTCATAAATATATGAAAACAGCATGCAGCATTCtatcttttgtatttttaagctTCAGCAGAAGTTAAAAGGTCAGGTCATAATAATGTGGGTCTGTCTCACACTTTGATTGAAGTCAGTGGAACTGCGTTGCCTCAGTATGTCCAGATGTCAAGTTTGGTGTCACAGCAACTGCCAAGGTGAGATGACTGATTCCCACTTGTTGCTAAAAAAAGCTGCACTCTGATAAAGTTGCTCTGGATAAAATCATTCACTGATGTGAACACTGTCACCTCAACATCAGTCTGTCGTCTCGACTCTAAGCgttgtatgttttgtatgtgaAAACCTCATGGTTTTTCAATGTACCTGAGCAGCACTCGGTCTTTTCTCAGGGTCCCACTGCAGCATGTCTTTCATCAGCGTGATCGCCTCGTTGCTGGCGTTGGGGATCAGTGATCTGAGGCTGGTGGGAACACACTTTGGGAAGCGGAAGTTCATCGAGGTGGCCAGGTTGTAGCCCTCAGGCCAATCCGACTGAGGAAGCAGAACCAACGTTAGTCatctgtgagtttgtgtgcaGCCTTATGTGTGCCTGCATGCATTCACGAAGGTATAAAATACAAAtcacaaatattttctttatactTTTGAATTGGTAAAGAAATCAAGTTTGTCACAAAACAGCAACTTTTGCTTCTGGTGTCTTATAAAAGGTGAAACATGTGAATTTTAATGGCAGTGGTCCAAACAGAGAGGGCGTCAGCATAATTGATGACACCTGTTGTGATGGTTCACCTTTTTCAGCGTTCCCAGCACCTGACAGATCTTGAAGATTTCATCCACCTCACTGTTGCCAGGGAACAGGGGTCTGAGTGTGTAGAGCTCGGCCATGATGCATCCCACAGCCCAGATGTCGATGGGTGAGCTGTAGGAGTTCGACTTTAGTAGAACCTCTGGAGCTCGGTACCTGTCATAACAGCACGGGAGGATATTTATTGAACACTTAGTGACCTGTATTCCATGCTGTATTCTATTACTATTGTTGATCAATTGACAAAATTTGCAAACAGTCCTCATTTATTTCATCTGATCTTACTTATAATAAATGCTTTTGTCTCCTAGTACAGGAATTGCACTTTGCCCTGATATGATGTTGTAAATAACTGAGTCTCACCATCTTGTGGACACATATTCAGTGTAAGGTGGCTGCGAGCGGATCTCTCTGGCTTGTCCAAAATCAGCGATCTTAACCAGCTCTGGGCCCATGCAGAGCAAGTTCTCTGGTTTCATATCACGATGGAAATACCCTGAAAAACATGAGACAGTCAAATAAACCTGTGCTGATGCTGAGATTGGTCTAGATTTGCATTATATTTTAGTTTCTACTACTATTACAACCACCACCACTTGACATGACTCTAATGATGCATATCACTATTTGATGTTTTGACTGATATGCAAACAGGAACAGAGTTCAAACATCTCTGAGatgaaaaagatgttttaacCTGACAAAACACAGTCAAGCCAAGCCTTTGaagggtaagttcacccaaagataaaaacaattcagtaattatttagtttttgtagtccacaaaacatttctggagcttctcagcaAGACAGCGCTgcggcattctcctaaacaactacGAGTAAGCAAGTACACATGGTAGAGCTCGtgtacccacttcagatggggtgcgttaacatcttttcaaatcaaactgGGATCTtgaggcttctggagacttggattatgtaGGACAAGCTGTATGAAGTCATGTACTTTCTAGtagttatttaaaaacattttaaaagtccccatcttcttcagttgtttagagaatgctgcaacactgttttgctgtgaagctccagaaatgatttgtggactacgaaactcaCCTggcttttcatcagcatgattgtaagtagataatgactgattttttatgtttGGGTGAGCCTATCCTTTAAGGAAACataaaggaaaagagaaagacaggaggagactctTACCGTGCTTATGCACAAATGCTAAGCCAGACAATACTTGGAACAGAATGTTCCTTATCTCATTTTCAGAAAACATCTTATCTTCCCTGGCAGCGGCAAAGAGGTAAAagacaaaagataaaaaagaaagaaagaggggataaagaaaaaaacaaaatgcaaaacaatcaTGCCTTATTGAAGTGGAAATGACTCCAGCACCCACAAACACTAAAAACAGTGCtgattttagtatttttttctgaCCACTCACACCTCCTCTTCTCACTGAGGACACAGGAGAAGTGATTCATTTGTGGCTGATGTCTTATCAGCCGTCCAGCAGTCATATACAATTCAACTTCAGATTGTTCTTTTCTGTTCACTCAATTAAATACTATTTATACAAAGACAATGCTGACAGCAGCATATCACGGCATTTCATAGGACAGAAAAGACAGCAGAGTCAGTTTTCATCAGTCTGTAGTCACCTACCATTTTTGTGAATAAACGACAGTCCCTGTAATATCTGAAATATCATGTTTCTGACGACTGACTCAGGGAACAACTTGTTTCTGCAAAAACGAAGACCGACACATGATGACTCAATCCGAAATAATTCTCACATTCCCAAtggtaataaaaaaacacactcactgcAGAATTAGATCACAAAAATAACTCAGCTAGTGTGaatacattgtgtgtgtgattttgctGCCTGTGCATTCTTACCTGTCGTTCATAAGCTGATAGAGGTTTTCTTTCATGTACTCAAAGACAAAGTAGAGGTAGTCGTTTTCTCTGATGACTTCCCTCAGTTTCACTACATTGGCATGGTTCAGCTTCTTCAGTGACTGAACACAGAGTGTTTAGGAGACAATAGAGTCATTAAGAATCAGCTCAAATACCTGAACACACTGCTTGAAAtgagctttttttcccctcaaatttCAGCTACAAcactaaaataaacaattaatggctaaaaatgtttctatctctggaaagagacattgctgttgactttttcaaatgtgttttttggcactttgagcaccacaagccgagtgccatctgtTTCCATTATATTTCCATTATATCTCTACGgcgatatctccaaaactcggcaactcatgccaaaacaatctaaaaggataaacagcactg
It encodes the following:
- the LOC141017259 gene encoding serine/threonine-protein kinase MAK-like encodes the protein MNRYTTLKQLGDGTYGSVLLGKSNETGELVAIKRMKRKFFSWDECLNLREVKSLKKLNHANVVKLREVIRENDYLYFVFEYMKENLYQLMNDREDKMFSENEIRNILFQVLSGLAFVHKHGYFHRDMKPENLLCMGPELVKIADFGQAREIRSQPPYTEYVSTRWYRAPEVLLKSNSYSSPIDIWAVGCIMAELYTLRPLFPGNSEVDEIFKICQVLGTLKKSDWPEGYNLATSMNFRFPKCVPTSLRSLIPNASNEAITLMKDMLQWDPEKRPSAAQALRYTYFHVGQALGAPLMAQAKMSQAAAETKPLSLCKTELESSESLHRPLHQISLPQDNMEHSTKKTMSFTTLTEGQQEPLSLVKSRQPTNWQAVGVTQPPRAAPTGAENNATGVRSGRRRWGQTSFKSVDSCDEGEEADAGVSISKKPTISFLKDRALDGPSHRFPESKNNTVSKLLSNRADSTTVSAKQHYLSQSRYLPGVNPKSNSSVGSQVVGRNVWGSSCLSRAQGLEFPLHKDSLHKLTDNHPLTEKTLEDLDLNKDSMSNSNNPTKTYVSPFQNTETGADRRQRITLAPIGVTSAIDLSSAADLRVESKIKPSKSKTSLNKLLSNEEHDGRRSRSQNPQLSGSSVTGKNTFPKSIQPVHGRVDWTAKYGGHQ